One segment of Neobacillus endophyticus DNA contains the following:
- a CDS encoding PadR family transcriptional regulator: MEINKEVLKGHIDTIILSLLHSRDMYGYELAKLVREKSEEQFELKEGTLYLSLKRLEKSKWIESYWGDEQGPGGRRKYYKITSIGKDGFEKKRLEWNFVKNIIDSFLEGGDKI, from the coding sequence TTGGAAATTAATAAAGAAGTATTGAAAGGCCATATTGACACAATCATCCTTTCGCTTTTACACAGCAGAGATATGTACGGCTACGAATTAGCAAAATTAGTTCGAGAAAAAAGTGAAGAACAATTTGAATTAAAGGAAGGAACATTATATCTATCTTTAAAAAGGCTTGAAAAGAGTAAATGGATAGAGTCCTATTGGGGAGATGAACAAGGCCCAGGTGGAAGAAGAAAATATTATAAAATTACTTCAATAGGCAAAGATGGGTTTGAAAAAAAACGTTTGGAATGGAATTTTGTTAAAAACATAATTGATTCGTTTTTAGAAGGGGGAGATAAAATTTGA